A window of the Fusobacterium sp. IOR10 genome harbors these coding sequences:
- a CDS encoding M15 family metallopeptidase, whose amino-acid sequence MMSYRFSRRSKRNMRGLHPDVILFLNELIKISRYDFIVTCGTRTAKYQNKLYQKGRTLPGKKVTNCDGYRFKSKHQIKKDGYGYAADIVILINRRINWDIHLSKELVDKQVRALMKKRNIEWGGDWKSFKDYPHFQKRS is encoded by the coding sequence ATGATGAGTTATAGATTTTCAAGAAGAAGTAAGAGAAATATGAGAGGATTGCATCCAGATGTGATTTTATTTTTAAATGAATTAATAAAAATATCAAGATATGATTTTATAGTCACATGTGGAACAAGAACAGCAAAATATCAAAATAAACTTTATCAAAAAGGAAGAACTCTTCCTGGGAAAAAAGTTACAAATTGTGACGGCTACAGATTCAAGTCAAAACATCAAATAAAAAAAGATGGATATGGATATGCAGCTGATATTGTAATATTAATTAATAGGAGAATAAATTGGGATATTCATTTATCCAAAGAATTAGTAGATAAGCAAGTCAGAGCTTTAATGAAGAAACGTAATATAGAGTGGGGTGGAGATTGGAAAAGCTTTAAAGATTACC